The Halomonas sp. 7T genome contains a region encoding:
- a CDS encoding YqjD family protein: MAKRNTDTSARADQLKEDLRHLSETVEELMNATSKDASGEMRDLRERAERRLKDTRARLEARGERLYEDTRETLSEQVDCCDRYVRENPWTSIGIGAAAGLVVGMLLGRR, from the coding sequence ATGGCAAAACGTAATACAGATACCTCCGCACGCGCTGACCAGCTGAAAGAAGATCTGCGCCATCTCAGCGAAACCGTCGAAGAGCTGATGAATGCAACCTCCAAAGACGCCAGCGGAGAAATGCGTGACTTGCGTGAGCGCGCCGAACGACGTTTGAAGGATACCCGAGCTCGCCTGGAAGCACGCGGCGAACGCCTTTACGAAGATACCCGTGAAACGCTTTCCGAGCAGGTTGACTGCTGCGACCGTTACGTTCGTGAAAACCCCTGGACAAGCATTGGCATCGGCGCCGCCGCTGGCCTTGTTGTTGGTATGCTGCTCGGACGTCGCTAA
- a CDS encoding phage holin family protein, translating to MALGPTQRVFSAAKRLLKTLVANSETRLRLAVLELEEERARLLVLLLLAGASLLLLLLGVATLTALVVVLFWDTYRLTAISVSAGVLIALSLLLAAIALRQAKRHTLLKETLKQLAADRALLEVNEDDASQQRR from the coding sequence ATGGCTTTGGGTCCCACCCAACGCGTCTTTTCTGCCGCCAAACGCCTGCTGAAAACACTGGTTGCGAACAGTGAAACTCGCCTGCGTTTGGCGGTTCTAGAGTTAGAAGAGGAGCGCGCTCGTTTACTGGTTTTATTGCTACTGGCGGGTGCTAGCCTGCTGCTGCTGCTGCTAGGGGTTGCCACGCTGACAGCGCTGGTAGTTGTGCTTTTTTGGGATACGTACCGGCTTACCGCGATTAGCGTAAGCGCCGGGGTATTAATTGCGCTAAGCCTTCTGCTGGCCGCCATTGCGCTACGCCAAGCTAAACGTCACACGCTGCTTAAAGAGACGTTAAAGCAGCTCGCCGCCGACCGCGCCTTGCTGGAGGTGAATGAGGATGACGCGTCACAACAGCGCCGTTAA
- a CDS encoding YqjK-like family protein: MTRHNSAVKPPSRAARKAALLAELEQQRIDILVDSDTLKRASSPLDSNWRSLKLPLYAIGGIVALRIARHPGGAMAVGRKALAGYMLFRKLKLLAKVAS; this comes from the coding sequence ATGACGCGTCACAACAGCGCCGTTAAGCCACCTAGCCGAGCAGCGCGTAAAGCTGCATTGCTGGCTGAACTAGAGCAACAGCGCATCGATATTTTAGTGGATAGCGACACGCTGAAACGGGCTTCATCACCGCTAGACAGCAACTGGCGAAGCCTCAAACTGCCGCTCTATGCCATTGGCGGTATTGTTGCGCTACGCATAGCACGCCATCCTGGCGGTGCCATGGCCGTTGGCCGAAAAGCGCTTGCAGGCTACATGCTGTTTCGGAAATTGAAGCTTCTGGCGAAAGTAGCGTCTTAA
- a CDS encoding NAD(P)/FAD-dependent oxidoreductase: MVYDVVVIGAGAAGLMCAAQAGYAGRRVLVVDHANKAGKKILMSGGGRCNFTNLDTAPGHFYSENPYFCISALKRYRPEHFVSLVETHGVEYVEKAPGQLFCADSAKEIVRVLLTECEWAGAEVALSTSISRLERQGEGMRLTTSLGTIDAGVVVVATGGLSIPTMGATGFGYDIARQFGLEVLPTRPGLVPFTLSDSWKERAAGLSGVSVPTAVSCKEKRFVEPMLFTHRGLSGPSMLQISSVWEPGSAISIDLLPGEDAAGALRHARQETPKRLLSTWLGERFPKRFAQALLEWYPDAHVTSPLAQFSNDALDSWAQRLNQWQLKPAGTEGWRTAEVTMGGVSTDAISSKTFEVKDLPQLRFIGEVLDVTGQLGGYNFQWAWASGVACGQAC; this comes from the coding sequence ATGGTCTACGACGTCGTGGTCATTGGCGCGGGTGCCGCTGGTTTAATGTGCGCGGCACAGGCTGGCTATGCCGGGCGACGCGTCCTAGTGGTCGACCATGCAAACAAAGCAGGTAAGAAAATCCTAATGTCTGGGGGAGGCCGCTGTAACTTTACCAATCTTGATACAGCGCCTGGACACTTTTACTCTGAAAATCCTTATTTTTGCATTTCTGCATTAAAACGTTACCGCCCAGAACATTTTGTATCGCTGGTGGAGACCCACGGCGTTGAGTATGTGGAGAAAGCCCCTGGACAGCTCTTTTGCGCAGATTCCGCCAAAGAGATCGTACGCGTTCTACTCACCGAGTGTGAATGGGCGGGGGCAGAAGTGGCGCTGAGCACATCCATTTCGCGGCTGGAGCGGCAGGGTGAGGGGATGCGGTTAACCACGTCCCTGGGCACAATTGATGCAGGTGTGGTGGTCGTGGCGACCGGAGGGCTTTCCATTCCCACCATGGGGGCCACAGGGTTTGGTTACGATATTGCCCGCCAGTTTGGCTTAGAGGTGCTGCCTACCCGCCCAGGCTTGGTGCCGTTTACTCTGAGCGATAGCTGGAAAGAGCGGGCCGCCGGGCTTTCTGGGGTGAGCGTGCCTACAGCGGTGAGCTGCAAAGAGAAGCGCTTTGTCGAGCCAATGCTGTTTACCCATCGGGGGCTATCGGGGCCTTCCATGCTGCAGATTTCCAGCGTTTGGGAGCCGGGCAGCGCCATCTCCATCGATCTCTTGCCGGGCGAAGACGCAGCTGGCGCGTTGCGTCATGCGCGCCAGGAAACTCCCAAGCGGCTGCTCTCGACCTGGCTGGGCGAGCGTTTCCCCAAGCGCTTTGCCCAGGCGCTGCTGGAATGGTACCCCGATGCGCACGTGACTAGCCCGTTGGCGCAGTTCAGCAACGATGCGCTCGATTCCTGGGCCCAGCGGCTCAACCAGTGGCAGCTAAAACCGGCGGGCACGGAAGGTTGGCGTACAGCAGAAGTGACCATGGGGGGAGTGAGTACTGACGCTATTTCATCGAAGACCTTCGAGGTAAAAGACTTGCCACAGCTGCGCTTCATTGGAGAAGTGCTGGATGTCACGGGGCAGCTCGGTGGCTATAACTTTCAGTGGGCGTGGGCCAGCGGCGTGGCCTGTGGCCAGGCGTGCTAA
- a CDS encoding efflux RND transporter periplasmic adaptor subunit, translating to MIAVKRPVWCFLLLLGWAAAASAQSQPPVIGYEVTSQTWSDPLEALGTLSADESVTLSATVTDTIAEINFEDGEQVERGRLLIRLEDAEEQALLRAAQAITDERRNASGRASQLQQRNLAARADVEDTQSRLRQAQADAQALEARLENYRLHAPFSGRVGFRNVSIGTLVTPGMELVTLDKLDIMKLDFTVPDVFLGRLSAGLSLSATTAAYPEEIFRGEISSIGTRIDPVSRSVSVRAELANPDVKLRPGMLMEVIVQQRVRETLVLPEAAIQPSGNRHFVMLIQQQEDTPRLERQEVTIGERRRGEVEVLEGIHEGDVVVIHGLQLAREGQAVRLLGIADDSTDIRSLLEADR from the coding sequence ATGATTGCTGTAAAACGCCCTGTTTGGTGCTTCTTGTTACTGCTTGGATGGGCCGCGGCAGCCAGTGCCCAATCCCAGCCGCCGGTGATCGGTTATGAGGTCACGTCGCAGACCTGGTCCGACCCACTAGAAGCACTAGGTACGCTAAGCGCCGATGAGAGCGTGACGCTCTCCGCCACGGTGACCGACACCATCGCCGAGATCAACTTCGAGGATGGTGAACAGGTCGAGCGTGGCCGTTTACTGATCCGCCTTGAAGATGCCGAAGAGCAGGCGCTGCTGAGAGCCGCCCAGGCGATTACCGATGAGCGCCGCAATGCCTCGGGCCGCGCCTCGCAATTACAGCAGCGCAACCTAGCGGCAAGAGCCGACGTTGAAGATACGCAATCCCGGCTGCGTCAAGCACAGGCGGATGCCCAAGCGCTGGAAGCGCGGCTTGAAAATTACCGTTTACATGCCCCGTTTAGCGGCCGGGTGGGCTTTCGTAACGTGAGTATAGGTACGCTTGTCACCCCAGGCATGGAGCTAGTCACACTCGACAAGCTCGATATCATGAAGCTCGACTTCACCGTGCCCGACGTGTTTTTAGGCCGCCTGTCTGCCGGACTCAGCCTAAGCGCCACCACGGCGGCGTACCCGGAGGAGATATTTCGCGGCGAGATTTCCAGCATTGGCACTCGCATCGACCCCGTTTCCCGCAGCGTGAGCGTGCGCGCCGAACTGGCGAACCCAGACGTAAAGCTGCGGCCCGGCATGCTAATGGAAGTGATCGTGCAGCAGCGCGTGCGCGAGACGCTCGTACTTCCCGAAGCCGCGATTCAACCCAGCGGCAACCGCCACTTTGTGATGCTCATTCAACAGCAGGAGGACACCCCGCGCTTGGAGCGCCAAGAGGTCACCATTGGCGAGCGACGCCGTGGCGAGGTGGAAGTGCTTGAGGGTATCCATGAAGGCGACGTGGTGGTGATCCATGGCCTCCAGCTGGCCCGTGAGGGTCAGGCAGTACGCCTACTAGGCATTGCGGATGACAGCACGGACATTCGCTCGCTGCTGGAGGCTGACCGCTAA